Below is a window of Vibrio fortis DNA.
CCTGCAGATACCATTTGTACTAACATCAATGTGTTATCAGCTTGCTTCCATTTTTTAGGCTCGATGCCAGCAGGTTGAAGGAAGTGTTTCACTACATCGAGGCGCTGTTTCTGAACAGGATAAGAGAGCATGGTCAGATCGAACAAATCTTCCGGCTGGATTGCTTCTTTTTCTGCAAGAGGCGAGTTAATTGCCGTGATCAGTCGCATCTCGAAGTCAAACAGTGGTTCGTAATGAACTTCCGATCGAGGCTGGATGTCCGAAGTGATCACGAGATCCAGCTCTCCTGCCATCAGTGCCGGTAAAGGCTCAAAGCCAAAGCCAGATGAGAAATCGAGGGTCACGCTTGGCCAAGTGACCTGATACTCCTTGAGAGCAGGCATCAACCATTGAAAACAGGAGTGGCACTCTATCGCCATATGAAGTCGGCCGTTCACATCCTCTTTGAGACTGGCTAATTCGTTCTCTGCTTTGGCCAGTTTAGGCAACACTTCATCCGCCAATCTGAGCAGGATTTCACCCTCTGACGTGAACTTCACTGGGCGAGTTTTACGCAAAAACAGTTGCCCACCCACACGAGCCTCGAGATCCTTTAGTTGGTGCGATAACGCAGACTGCGTCAGGTGTAGTGATGTCGCCGTCGCTGTTAAAGATCCACTATCACGCAATGTGGTCAGTGTTCGCAGGTGTTTGAGCTCTATCATGAGTGATCCTCATAGTTCCTAAGCTGATGTTTAATATTTCTTAATAACTACCCTACGTCGTTTTTGTGGATGTGTAAACATCTGGACGTCTAAATGTTTTCGGTTTTCTCATATGTGAATTCAC
It encodes the following:
- a CDS encoding LysR substrate-binding domain-containing protein produces the protein MIELKHLRTLTTLRDSGSLTATATSLHLTQSALSHQLKDLEARVGGQLFLRKTRPVKFTSEGEILLRLADEVLPKLAKAENELASLKEDVNGRLHMAIECHSCFQWLMPALKEYQVTWPSVTLDFSSGFGFEPLPALMAGELDLVITSDIQPRSEVHYEPLFDFEMRLITAINSPLAEKEAIQPEDLFDLTMLSYPVQKQRLDVVKHFLQPAGIEPKKWKQADNTLMLVQMVSAGLGVAALPNWAISEFSRQGLIASKPLGKGLSRRLFAAVRNSDKDKRYLQAFFSTARQQSKSHLDGIKVV